One genomic window of Bacillota bacterium includes the following:
- a CDS encoding DUF1932 domain-containing protein, with translation MRIGFIGFGEAASAIAAGLKQEGVADIVAYDVADTPIVQSRAEAIHAHLVTSKEELARQADVILSMVTASVALNVAQDIAPYLRPGTVYADLNSCSPRTKREIYEMLENVAPEVEYASVAVMSAVPPLRHKVPMVADGPGAARLHERLSPYHMNIQVIQGPVGASAVLKMCRSVIVKGLEALFLEALVAADRAGVAEQVLASLDASFGSMSLSGMGDYLLRRHWVHGRRRAHEAQEAIRTVEELGAEAWVTRGVAQRLEWGAQMREQAASMPDELPSYRDVLRAFRLAEGDVQLD, from the coding sequence GTGCGCATCGGATTCATTGGCTTTGGAGAAGCGGCGTCTGCGATCGCGGCGGGGCTTAAGCAGGAGGGCGTGGCGGACATCGTCGCATATGACGTCGCCGACACACCCATCGTACAGTCACGCGCGGAGGCGATTCATGCCCATTTGGTGACGAGCAAGGAAGAACTTGCACGTCAGGCAGACGTCATATTGTCCATGGTAACGGCATCTGTGGCGCTCAACGTGGCGCAAGACATCGCTCCGTACCTGCGGCCAGGGACGGTCTACGCGGATCTCAATTCTTGTTCACCGCGAACCAAGCGTGAGATTTACGAGATGCTGGAAAATGTGGCGCCTGAGGTGGAGTATGCCAGTGTGGCGGTAATGTCCGCGGTTCCTCCGCTCCGGCATAAGGTTCCCATGGTTGCGGATGGCCCGGGTGCAGCCCGTCTGCATGAACGATTGTCCCCTTATCACATGAACATTCAGGTGATCCAGGGCCCGGTTGGTGCCTCGGCAGTGCTGAAGATGTGCCGCAGCGTGATCGTCAAAGGGCTTGAGGCTCTGTTTCTGGAGGCACTGGTCGCCGCAGACAGGGCAGGGGTAGCGGAACAAGTATTAGCATCCCTGGACGCGTCGTTTGGCAGCATGAGTCTTTCCGGCATGGGCGATTATCTGTTGAGAAGGCACTGGGTTCACGGCCGGCGCCGTGCACATGAAGCTCAAGAAGCGATTCGGACCGTTGAGGAGCTCGGCGCGGAAGCTTGGGTCACTCGTGGCGTGGCACAACGATTGGAGTGGGGTGCGCAGATGAGAGAGCAAGCGGCTTCCATGCCAGACGAGCTTCCGTCGTACAGGGACGTGCTGAGAGCGTTTCGTTTGGCAGAAGGAGACGTCCAACTCGATTAA